In the genome of Delphinus delphis chromosome 15, mDelDel1.2, whole genome shotgun sequence, one region contains:
- the LOC132437751 gene encoding RING finger protein 37 isoform X2 → MVINLCLPQFRPRIYCNKISADGYEVENLISEDLTKRSHGFRTEYFIKPPVYVTVSFPFNVEICRINIDLTAGGGQNVTGLEMYTSALSSRVSWNTPECQTPGPDEPSIPEKEAFTLVGKVLLKNQSQVVFSHRGFKARPPFGPMEATLPSPAVVAQELWNKGALSLSHVAHLKICITHVTGSGIPCIKRLEVWGQPAKTCSQEVIDSVLLVASESLPQDLSLQAPALPMESDCDPGGQSEGQQAPSSLLELAEVIRDVPEEFLDPITLEIMPYPMLLPSGKVIDQSTLEKCNRSEATWGRVPSDPFTGVAFTPHSQPLPHPYLKARIDHFLLQHSIPGCHLLGRAQTALAVTPSSIALPSQKRKMEQGEHAPDSSLGLNASCFSTTSLLVSPTTSEHTAKKMKAASELMDCSTGPVSHEQKLSQSLEIALTSTLGSMPSFTARLTRGQLQHLSTRGSNTSWRPGSSSEQPGSILGPECTSCKRVFSPYFKKEPVYQLPCGHLLCRPCLGEKQRSLPMTCIACQRPFASQDVLRVHF, encoded by the exons ATGGTAATAAATCTTTGCCTCCCACAGTTCAGACCAAGAATTTACTGCAACAAG ATATCAGCTGATGGTTATGAAGTAGAAAATCTCATCTCTGAAGACCTCACAAAGAGAAGTCATGGTTTTAGGACAGAGTATTTCATTAAGCCACCAGTCTATGTGACAGTTTCCTTTCCCTTCAATGTGGAAATCTGTAGGATTAACATAGACCTCACAGCTGGGGGAGGCCAGAATGTCACTGGCCTGGAAATGTATACATCTGCCTTGTCCAGCAGAGTGTCTTGGAATACCCCCGAGTGCCAGACCCCAGGCCCAGATGAGCCATCCATTCCGGAGAAAGAAGCGTTCACTTTGGTGGGCAAAGTCTTGTTGAAAAACCAGAGCCAAGTGGTGTTTAGCCACAGGGGCTTCAAAGCCAGGCCACCTTTTGGCCCGATGGAAGCCACACTTCCCTCCCCTGCTGTTGTGGCCCAGGAGCTCTGGAATAAAGGGGCTCTTTCTCTTAGTCATGTGGCCCATCTCAAGATTTGTATCACCCATGTGACAGGCAGTGGTATCCCTTGTATCAAGCGGTTGGAAGTATGGGGTCAGCCAGCCAAAACCTGCTCTCAGGAGGTGATAGACAGTGTTTTGCTGGTTGCCTCAGAGAGCCTCCCTCAGGACTTGTCTCTACAGGCCCCAGCCTTGCCCATGGAGAGTGACTGTGATCCTGGGGGCCAGTCTGAGGGCCAGcaggccccctccagcctcctGGAGCTGGCTGAGGTAATTCGGGATGTACCTGAAGAGTTCCTGGATCCCATCACCCTGGAGATCATGCCTTACCCCATGCTGCTGCCCTCAGGCAAGGTCATTGACCAGAGCACGCTGGAGAAGTGTAACCGTAGTGAAGCCACATGGGGCCGAGTGCCCAGTGACCCTTTCACAGGAGTAGCCTTTACTCCgcactcccagcccctgcctcaccCCTACTTGAAGGCCCGGATCGACCATTTCCTGCTCCAGCACTCCATCCCTGGCTGCCACCTGCTTGGGAGAGCACAGACTGCATTGGCAGTGACCCCTTCTTCCATTGCTCTGCCCTCTCAGAAAAGGAAGATGGAGCAGGGTGAACATGCCCCAGACAGTAGCCTTGGCTTaaatgcttcctgtttttctaCCACAAGCCTTCTGGTCTCACCCACTACCTCAGAGCACACTGCTAAGAAAATGAAAGCTGCCAGTGAGCTCATGGATTGTTCAACAG GTCCAGTATCCCATGAGCAAAAACTGTCGCAAAGCTTGGAAATTGCCTTGACGTCAACCCTTGGCTCCATGCCCTCCTTCACAGCTCGGCTGACCAGGGGACAGCTCCAGCACCTCAGCACAAGAGGGAGCAATACTTCCTGGAGGCCAGGCTCCAGCTCGG AGCAGCCTGGGAGCATCCTGGGCCCCGAATGCACATCCTGCAAAAGAGTGTTCTCTCCCTACTTCAAAAAGGAGCCTGTGTACCAGCTTCCCTGTGGCCATCTCCTGTGCCGGCCCTGCCTGGGTGAGAAGCAACGCTCCCTGCCCATGACATGCATAGCCTGCCAGCGGCCATTTGCCAGCCAGGACGTTCTGCGGGTTCACTTCTGA
- the LOC132437751 gene encoding RING finger protein 37 isoform X3, protein MVINLCLPQFRPRIYCNKISADGYEVENLISEDLTKRSHGFRTEYFIKPPVYVTVSFPFNVEICRINIDLTAGGGQNVTGLEMYTSALSSRVSWNTPECQTPGPDEPSIPEKEAFTLVGKVLLKNQSQVVFSHRGFKARPPFGPMEATLPSPAVVAQELWNKGALSLSHVAHLKICITHVTGSGIPCIKRLEVWGQPAKTCSQEVIDSVLLVASESLPQDLSLQAPALPMESDCDPGGQSEGQQAPSSLLELAEVIRDVPEEFLDPITLEIMPYPMLLPSGKVIDQSTLEKCNRSEATWGRVPSDPFTGVAFTPHSQPLPHPYLKARIDHFLLQHSIPGCHLLGRAQTALAVTPSSIALPSQKRKMEQGEHAPDSSLGLNASCFSTTSLLVSPTTSEHTAKKMKAASELMDCSTGPVSHEQKLSQSLEIALTSTLGSMPSFTARLTRGQLQHLSTRGSNTSWRPGSSSAWEHPGPRMHILQKSVLSLLQKGACVPASLWPSPVPALPG, encoded by the exons ATGGTAATAAATCTTTGCCTCCCACAGTTCAGACCAAGAATTTACTGCAACAAG ATATCAGCTGATGGTTATGAAGTAGAAAATCTCATCTCTGAAGACCTCACAAAGAGAAGTCATGGTTTTAGGACAGAGTATTTCATTAAGCCACCAGTCTATGTGACAGTTTCCTTTCCCTTCAATGTGGAAATCTGTAGGATTAACATAGACCTCACAGCTGGGGGAGGCCAGAATGTCACTGGCCTGGAAATGTATACATCTGCCTTGTCCAGCAGAGTGTCTTGGAATACCCCCGAGTGCCAGACCCCAGGCCCAGATGAGCCATCCATTCCGGAGAAAGAAGCGTTCACTTTGGTGGGCAAAGTCTTGTTGAAAAACCAGAGCCAAGTGGTGTTTAGCCACAGGGGCTTCAAAGCCAGGCCACCTTTTGGCCCGATGGAAGCCACACTTCCCTCCCCTGCTGTTGTGGCCCAGGAGCTCTGGAATAAAGGGGCTCTTTCTCTTAGTCATGTGGCCCATCTCAAGATTTGTATCACCCATGTGACAGGCAGTGGTATCCCTTGTATCAAGCGGTTGGAAGTATGGGGTCAGCCAGCCAAAACCTGCTCTCAGGAGGTGATAGACAGTGTTTTGCTGGTTGCCTCAGAGAGCCTCCCTCAGGACTTGTCTCTACAGGCCCCAGCCTTGCCCATGGAGAGTGACTGTGATCCTGGGGGCCAGTCTGAGGGCCAGcaggccccctccagcctcctGGAGCTGGCTGAGGTAATTCGGGATGTACCTGAAGAGTTCCTGGATCCCATCACCCTGGAGATCATGCCTTACCCCATGCTGCTGCCCTCAGGCAAGGTCATTGACCAGAGCACGCTGGAGAAGTGTAACCGTAGTGAAGCCACATGGGGCCGAGTGCCCAGTGACCCTTTCACAGGAGTAGCCTTTACTCCgcactcccagcccctgcctcaccCCTACTTGAAGGCCCGGATCGACCATTTCCTGCTCCAGCACTCCATCCCTGGCTGCCACCTGCTTGGGAGAGCACAGACTGCATTGGCAGTGACCCCTTCTTCCATTGCTCTGCCCTCTCAGAAAAGGAAGATGGAGCAGGGTGAACATGCCCCAGACAGTAGCCTTGGCTTaaatgcttcctgtttttctaCCACAAGCCTTCTGGTCTCACCCACTACCTCAGAGCACACTGCTAAGAAAATGAAAGCTGCCAGTGAGCTCATGGATTGTTCAACAG GTCCAGTATCCCATGAGCAAAAACTGTCGCAAAGCTTGGAAATTGCCTTGACGTCAACCCTTGGCTCCATGCCCTCCTTCACAGCTCGGCTGACCAGGGGACAGCTCCAGCACCTCAGCACAAGAGGGAGCAATACTTCCTGGAGGCCAGGCTCCAGCTCGG CCTGGGAGCATCCTGGGCCCCGAATGCACATCCTGCAAAAGAGTGTTCTCTCCCTACTTCAAAAAGGAGCCTGTGTACCAGCTTCCCTGTGGCCATCTCCTGTGCCGGCCCTGCCTGGGTGA
- the LOC132437751 gene encoding FAST kinase domain-containing protein 5, mitochondrial isoform X1 encodes MALVICRRFPGSFCGMPSPPALIKNHVNKKLLGQTSEDCVLTGKMISSDTRMAATLKLLKPLRYRAFCNPFTYIATQSVACWNMRSCTWRKGQDSPENSLCHPAKKVNICSTSASGRILTISSTLPGLEFSRASASKASTLKPGSPRAMRVDEEDVETFDSFEDPRVFLQLRPEYQLHSYNRSETCQPLSVSEGELILHKVTVYQDNLQPQIIADYFCKLSSLPAEQHPVLLSSASFALLCQLSVKNINLFDAPDLISILKAFVSLGIPHSHSMLDVFETKFCHKVWEVSLDQLLLVADLWRYLGRRVPRFLKIFFSYLNLHWKELSLSQLIHLIYIIGESRQAPQDLMKKLESLILKYIDLINLEEVGTICLGFFKSSSSLSEFVMRKIGDLACADMQHLSSYALVNILKMFRFTHVDHVNFMKQFGQIAPQRIPSLGVQGVMHLTLACSALRILDEGVMNAVAASLPPRVAYCRSKDVAKILWSFGTLNYKPPNAEEFYSSLINEIHRKMPEFNRYPEHLLTCLLGLAFSEYFPIELIDFALSPGFVRLAQERSKFEVTKELYTLDGTVGIECPDYRGNRLSSHLQQKALEMLWNLARKDMNSKPEFLEALFLLETMLGGPQYVKHHMILPHTRSSDLEVQLDGNMKPLPFNREATPTEDVAKLRLKHVGISLTDDLMNQLLKGKSGGHLQGETESDSGQQPMKLEEEAAIPMGGSLCNTADRLEAMEMAGLCPPACRQVPQVKLAIQLTNKNQYCYGSRDLLGLHNMKRRQLNQLGYHVVELSHWEWLPLLKRTRLEKLAFLHEKVFTSAL; translated from the coding sequence ATGGCTCTTGTGATATGCCGAAGATTTCCAGGCAGTTTCTGTGGAATGCCTTCTCCTCCAGCTCTAATCAAGAACCATGTAAACAAGAAATTGCTTGGTCAAACCAGTGAGGACTGTGTTCTGACTGGCAAAATGATCAGTTCTGACACCAGAATGGCAGCCACTCTCAAGCTGTTAAAACCTTTAAGATATCGAGCTTTTTGCAATCCTTTTACCTACATTGCAACCCAAAGTGTGGCATGTTGGAATATGAGAAGCTGCACATGGCGCAAAGGACAGGACTCTCCAGAAAACAGCCTCTGCCATCCTGCCAAAAAAGTTAACATTTGTAGCACCTCTGCTTCTGGGAGAATTCTGACAATTAGCAGTACCCTCCCCGGTTTGGAATTCAGCAGGGCTTCTGCCTCTAAGGCCAGCACGTTGAAGCCGGGCTCACCCAGGGCCATGAGAGTTGATGAAGAGGATGTAGAAACTTTTGATTCCTTTGAAGACCCTCGAGTTTTCCTACAGCTAAGACCAGAATACCAGCTTCACAGCTATAACAGGTCTGAGACTTGTCAGCCCCTGTCTGTTTCAGAAGGTGAACTAATTTTGCACAAAGTCACAGTTTATCAAGATAATCTCCAGCCTCAAATTATTGCTGACTATTTTTGTAAGCTGAGCTCTTTGCCTGCAGAGCAGCATCCTGTTTTGCTGTCCAGTGCCAGCTTTGCTCTGCTCTGCCAGCTGAGTGTGAAAAACATAAATCTCTTTGATGCCCCAGATCTGATCAGTATTTTGAAAGCCTTTGTCAGTTTAGGAATTCCTCATTCCCATTCAATGCTAGATGTGTTTGAAACCAAATTTTGCCATAAGGTATGGGAGGTGAGTCTGGATCAACTTCTCTTGGTGGCTGACCTCTGGCGGTACTTGGGCCGCAGAGTACCtcggtttttaaaaatcttttttagttATCTTAATTTGCACTGGAAAGAGCTATCCTTGTCCCAGCTGATTCACTTAATTTATATTATAGGTGAAAGTCGTCAGGCACCCCAGGACCTAATGAAAAAATTGGAATCATTAATCCTCAAGTATATAGATTTGATTAATTTAGAGGAGGTTGGTACAatctgtttggggttttttaaatctaGTAGTAGTCTCTCTGAATTTGTCATGCGGAAAATTGGAGACCTGGCTTGTGCTGACATGCAGCATCTGAGTAGTTATGCCTTAGtgaatattcttaaaatgttccGTTTCACTCATGTGGATCACGTAAATTTCATGAAGCAGTTTGGACAGATTGCTCCTCAGCGAATTCCTTCCCTGGGAGTTCAAGGTGTCATGCACCTGACTCTTGCCTGCTCGGCCTTACGCATCCTGGATGAAGGAGTAATGAATGCTGTAGCTGCTTCTTTGCCTCCTAGGGTAGCATACTGTCGAAGTAAAGATGTTGCCAAGATTCTGTGGTCATTTGGAACTCTGAATTATAAGCCACCCAATGCAGAAGAGTTTTATTCTAGCCTGATAAATGAGATTCACAGAAAGATGCCTGAGTTCAACCGATACCCAGAACACCTGCTCACCTGCCTGCTGGGCCTGGCATTTTCTGAGTACTTTCCAATAGAGCTCATAGATTTCGCTTTGAGTCCAGGGTTTGTCAGGTTAGCTCAAGAGAGAAGTAAGTTTGAGGTCACCAAGGAGCTTTATACTCTTGATGGTACAGTTGGCATTGAGTGTCCAGATTACAGAGGCAATCGTCTTAGTTCTCACCTTCAGCAAAAGGCATTGGAAATGCTGTGGAATTTAGCAAGGAAGGATATGAACTCAAAGCCTGAATTCCTAGAAGCTCTCTTTTTACTTGAGACCATGTTGGGTGGGCCCCAGTATGTCAAACACCATATGATTTTGCCTCATACCCGATCTTCTGATTTAGAGGTTCAGCTTGATGGTAACATGAAGCCATTACCTTTTAACAGAGAAGCCACACCAACTGAAGATGTAGCCAAATTAAGGCTTAAGCATGTGGGAATCAGCCTTACAGATGATTTGATGAATCAGCTACTAAAAGGGAAATCAGGAGGGCATTTGCAGGGGGAAACTGAGTCAGACAGTGGGCAGCAGCCCATGAAGTTAGAGGAGGAGGCGGCCATACCTATGGGGGGCTCCCTTTGCAATACGGCAGACAGATTGGAGGCCATGGAGATGGCTGGCCTGTGTCCCCCGGCCTGCAGGCAGGTCCCACAAGTGAAGCTGGCTATTCAGTTAACAAACAAGAACCAGTATTGCTATGGTTCCAGGGATCTGCTTGGACTACATAATATGAAGAGGCGGCAGCTGAATCAGCTTGGATACCATGTGGTGGAGTTATCTCACTGGGAATGGCTCCCACTACTGAAACGAACTCGCTTAGAAAAGCTGGCCTTTCTCCATGAGAAAGTGTTCACCTCTGCTCTCTGA
- the LOC132437751 gene encoding RING finger protein 37 isoform X4 gives MVINLCLPQFRPRIYCNKISADGYEVENLISEDLTKRSHGFRTEYFIKPPVYVTVSFPFNVEICRINIDLTAGGGQNVTGLEMYTSALSSRVSWNTPECQTPGPDEPSIPEKEAFTLVGKVLLKNQSQVVFSHRGFKARPPFGPMEATLPSPAVVAQELWNKGALSLSHVAHLKICITHVTGSGIPCIKRLEVWGQPAKTCSQEVIDSVLLVASESLPQDLSLQAPALPMESDCDPGGQSEGQQAPSSLLELAEKRKMEQGEHAPDSSLGLNASCFSTTSLLVSPTTSEHTAKKMKAASELMDCSTGPVSHEQKLSQSLEIALTSTLGSMPSFTARLTRGQLQHLSTRGSNTSWRPGSSSEQPGSILGPECTSCKRVFSPYFKKEPVYQLPCGHLLCRPCLGEKQRSLPMTCIACQRPFASQDVLRVHF, from the exons ATGGTAATAAATCTTTGCCTCCCACAGTTCAGACCAAGAATTTACTGCAACAAG ATATCAGCTGATGGTTATGAAGTAGAAAATCTCATCTCTGAAGACCTCACAAAGAGAAGTCATGGTTTTAGGACAGAGTATTTCATTAAGCCACCAGTCTATGTGACAGTTTCCTTTCCCTTCAATGTGGAAATCTGTAGGATTAACATAGACCTCACAGCTGGGGGAGGCCAGAATGTCACTGGCCTGGAAATGTATACATCTGCCTTGTCCAGCAGAGTGTCTTGGAATACCCCCGAGTGCCAGACCCCAGGCCCAGATGAGCCATCCATTCCGGAGAAAGAAGCGTTCACTTTGGTGGGCAAAGTCTTGTTGAAAAACCAGAGCCAAGTGGTGTTTAGCCACAGGGGCTTCAAAGCCAGGCCACCTTTTGGCCCGATGGAAGCCACACTTCCCTCCCCTGCTGTTGTGGCCCAGGAGCTCTGGAATAAAGGGGCTCTTTCTCTTAGTCATGTGGCCCATCTCAAGATTTGTATCACCCATGTGACAGGCAGTGGTATCCCTTGTATCAAGCGGTTGGAAGTATGGGGTCAGCCAGCCAAAACCTGCTCTCAGGAGGTGATAGACAGTGTTTTGCTGGTTGCCTCAGAGAGCCTCCCTCAGGACTTGTCTCTACAGGCCCCAGCCTTGCCCATGGAGAGTGACTGTGATCCTGGGGGCCAGTCTGAGGGCCAGcaggccccctccagcctcctGGAGCTGGCTGAG AAAAGGAAGATGGAGCAGGGTGAACATGCCCCAGACAGTAGCCTTGGCTTaaatgcttcctgtttttctaCCACAAGCCTTCTGGTCTCACCCACTACCTCAGAGCACACTGCTAAGAAAATGAAAGCTGCCAGTGAGCTCATGGATTGTTCAACAG GTCCAGTATCCCATGAGCAAAAACTGTCGCAAAGCTTGGAAATTGCCTTGACGTCAACCCTTGGCTCCATGCCCTCCTTCACAGCTCGGCTGACCAGGGGACAGCTCCAGCACCTCAGCACAAGAGGGAGCAATACTTCCTGGAGGCCAGGCTCCAGCTCGG AGCAGCCTGGGAGCATCCTGGGCCCCGAATGCACATCCTGCAAAAGAGTGTTCTCTCCCTACTTCAAAAAGGAGCCTGTGTACCAGCTTCCCTGTGGCCATCTCCTGTGCCGGCCCTGCCTGGGTGAGAAGCAACGCTCCCTGCCCATGACATGCATAGCCTGCCAGCGGCCATTTGCCAGCCAGGACGTTCTGCGGGTTCACTTCTGA